cccagagcactctcctgcaccccaaacctttcatccccagccctatcccagagcctgcacccccagccagaacctgcaccccgcaccacaaccccctgccccagccctgatccccgtcccaccctccaaacccctcggtcccagcccagagcaccctcctacaccccaaactcctcatccccagagcccacaccccagctggagccctcagctgCCATGGGGGGGCCcttggagctcccagccaccacagggggcagggggccatTGCAGCTTTCAGCTACTGGGGGGACCCTGGAGTTGTCAGCCGCAGTGGTGGTGGGTGCtggacctccctccctcccctcccacagcagggctcaggctcagTCCCACtgtgtcacagttatttttaatgaaagtcagggacaggtcacaggcttccgtaACTGTTTGTTTATTGCCCGAGACCTGTCCctgtcttttactaaaaataaccgtgacaaaacCTTAGCCTTACCTCTAGTGGTAAAAGTGCAGATTTGAAAGTATAGCTGCATTTACACTCGGGGCTTTTGCCGGCACAGCTGTGTCGGTCACAAATTACACCTCATCACACCCCTGCCTGACATAAGTGTGCCAGCAGAGTGAAGCGACGACGCTTGTGGTGACAACCTGGCATGGACACTTAAAGAGGCAGTAGATAACATCCAGTAGACCCTACAGGTTGATGGCAATTCACACAGGAGATGATGCAGCCCGAGGCTATGGGTAATGAGTACAGATGAACTTACTGCAATGAGAAATACAAGCAGGTCATGTCTGAGCGTTCGCTTAGTTAGGGCTATTTTAATGAATCCTCTCTTTTTCCAGCTGCAGGTAACTGTGCAGGAGTTCTCCTGTGAGAGTCACTGTAAGAAGCTTGATACCCATCAGGGACACATCTGGATACATGATTCTGGGGACCAGAGCCAAAAGTAAGGGAAGATTTTCTCGTTGAAAGAGGCAGAGAAATTGAAGATTTGGGCCATGTTCTCTGCATTGTAAAAGGTCACTTGCCCCTCTTCATAGTCCAAGTGAACTCGGATCTTCCTGGGCTTCTCGTCAAGTGAGAGAGGGGTCGGGGGGAAAGTGAGAGCTGCATATTGACAATCCCAGCCCAGCCGTACAGCCCAGATCCCTTCCGTCTGAAGCCTTGACGGCCCGTTTCTCTCCACAGACTCTCTGGcagcccccacagcccagccatcCCCATCTCCTACCTCCAGCTCCCAATAGTGTCTCCCTGTTGTGAATCCCTCAGAGCCCAGGACACAGGGGCTCACCATGAATCTCTTGGGATTGTCAGGCACATCCAGCCGCCCCGCTCCAAGTCTCACGCTTTTCCCATCCTCTGACAGGACGAGGTGGGGATTTGCTGTTTCCGGATCCAGAGTCACGTTGACTAGAGAATGATGCAGATAGAGAGAGGCAGACAATCAGAGAGAGGCAGAACCCCTTTCCAGGTCAGCTCTGGAGCAAATCAGTGGATCTCCTTCCTCCAGAATTAAATGAAGTGGGGAAGGCAGGAGGAATGTTCCTGGTCTGAGCCAAGAACAGGAAAAACTCCTTCCACTGGAGCTAAATCAGGAATAAAAACATGGGTGACGTGTGACTCATGCATTTGGGGAGGCTAGGTGCGAGCGCCGGAAGTGGGAGGGGCCACCGACACCTGGACCATggtcccgccccctgctcccccccaagGCCCGCCCCTGCTCAACCTCCTCCCCCTGAGGCTCCACTAACACTCCACCcccctgctttgccccaggccctgctctcactcagccccctcccctgagatccCTGCCTGCTCGcgcctcttcaccccctcccccaaagcctcCCCCGCCCACTGCTCGcacctcctcaccccctcccctgaggcctcCTCGCTAAGGAGTGGCAGGGGGGCCTCAGGGATGGGAGCGGCGGGGTCCTcgcgggaagaggtggagcgagggCGGGACCtcgggggggaagaggtggggcaggggcgggaagaggagcAGCGTGGGTGGGGCAACAGGGGAAGAGGACAAGCAGGAGTGGAGCCCCGGGGCGGAGCATGAGCGGGGCAATGGCCCAGGTGCCCTTTCGGCAGAGGTGGTGCTTCAAAGACGGCAGGCCGGTGCACCTCCAGAGGGAGGGGCACCGAATCccgtttggggaggcttagcctcccctagcCTCTTATATCCGCCGCCCATAAATAAAATTGCACATGGATGCAATCCTGGACCCACTGAaactaatgggagttttgccattgacttcagcagagctaggaTTTAACCCCATGAATGCAATTGGCTTTAGCTTCAGCGGATTGTATGTTGGACCATTTCCAGTCCACTCTGGATTCTACTTGTCACCCCATAGCCCGGACGCACACGGGACTTGTCTCAATTTCTGTTTCAACCCTGGCATGGCAGTGAAAGAGACACAGGTGCAGCGAGTTCCCCGGTGACTTTCTGTGCTATGCTTTTCTGGAGAGAAGCGTGCTTTTATGCCACAATGGTGGAAGCTGTGCTGGTGAGAGCTCAGTGGAAGCACCATTTCCTTGACCAGTGTGGACAGGGATTTTTATAAGCAGGGATGTGCCTGTATCCCTGGCGTTTTGGGGGTGGTAATGGAGGGAGATGTTCAAAATCCCAACCTAGATCTAAATTCTGGGGCTGTCTCCTCTTGCTGTTATGGCCTTAACCAAACCTCTGGTtccaaatatttttgaatgtaagGCTGTTGCATATCCAGATCAGGCCTATTTCTACTTGTAACTGTGTAGTGTAGGCCCCTATGTAGACTCTATAGGGTACATAGATCTTTAGCACAGTTCTTATCTACTCTGCTTTAGGAGAAGGGGGTAGAACATCATGTTTAAAAGACACTGTTGCTGCTACAATGGTTTCAGTTTTACTGTGGACAGGGCCTAAATACTAGGGAGTTAGCGACGGTAACAGTTCTTAGGGTTACAAAAAAGGGTCTgttcttaacttgggttagcCAACCTGCGTGAGCTCATGGGTTAGAATAGCGGTGAAGACACGGCAACTCAGCTTGGACCTCAGGCTAAAGCCCACAGATATGGAGGAGCCAGGGCTTACAGTCAGTCTTAAAACTCAGCTGCCGCCAACCCCAAGGTAGTTTCTATAAAGTAGTGATCACCTTCTCATTGGCCTGCCGTCacctggccactcagtaaaaccATCTTATGTTTGTCTAGCCCCAGCCCTTTCACCTCATtcctattttgtatttttcattacACTGACAGTTCCTCAGCCCCTCCTTTAAACCACCATTCCAGCAACAACTAACTGCGTCACAGGATGGCACCTGCCTGTCTCCAGGGGTTCATACAGCTGGTGGAGACAATCTCTTCTAATGGCGAAAACCTCTCTTTGGTTTCAGTTGCCTCTTCTCCCAGAAAATCCAGAGGGAGCAGAGATGGTCTGAACCAAAATTGTGGATCAGAGCATCCTTGAACTTCATTGACATTATGAATCTGGATCCCAATCCAAAAGTGCCTGTGAGGATATGTGCGCTGTTTCTTTAAGAGCCTagttcaacaaaaagaaaaggagtacttgtggcaccttagagactaaccaattggttagtctctaaggtgccacaagtactccttttctttttgtgaatacagactaacacggctgttactctgaaaatagttCAACAAAGTGTTTAAGCAAGTGCGTAATTTCAACCATGTATGTAGTCCTCTTAAAGTTACATGTGTTTAATACCTTGCTGAATCTGAGCCAGAAGGGAgatgtggagagagacagagtagCTTTAGAGCTGATACCGTTCTGAGTAACGTTCcctgttcagtgttagaagacaGCAACTTTCTAGGATTCTTTACCATTGTCACAGGACAATGCTGGGCATGTATTTCTATAACAGACCTAATCACAACCCAGATCTGAGCCCTCGCCAGTTCGCTGTGTTCTAAATCCACATCCAGACATTGTGGCCTACGCCCATCTCTGCAATGGAGAAGTAAGTACCTCATTTTAGAAAATCTTTGCCTCTTATTTGTTCCCGGCAGTCACAGAAACGTACCTTTTTCTTTATCCAGCTGAGCTCGCAGATTCTCTAGATGAAGAAAAAGGAGACAGGGATGAGATGTCATGCACACCAGTTCTCATGGCACTATTCCAGATGTGCTGTCTGTGCCAAATCCTGAGTATAAAGTGGTTGGAATCTGTGCAAAATGTCACAATCTCACCCCGATCTGGCCTCCCATCAGTCGTTCATCATACCCAAAACCGGCATTGCACACCCTTCAGCCATGTCACCAGGAGGGACAAAATCACCCCAGCACACCGGGTTCTCTAACTTTCCATAGATATGCAAAGAGACACATGCCATGACCCTAGCTGGGGCCGCCTGTGGGGCCACCCAGAGATTCATGGATTTGCAAGACTGAGTCAGATTTTGGAACTTCCCTACATGGCGCCTGGTGTGATGCCATCACCCATGGTCACTCTGGCTGGTGCGACAATCCCTAGTAggctatgtgtgtgtgtcttttcctGCCAGTCTTTGTAGCACTGAGGTGGTAGCATGATTATCTCTAGTTAGAGGGGACAGAAGCCAAAATTTGGAACAACCCGCCACCCACCCCAAGTACACCCCattgctcccctcctcccagctcccactgagtgTTCTGTTATATCACCTCCCAAAATTGTGGATCACCCTCTCTGCCCCTTCATGTACAGCAAACACATTCAGTTCCCAGAACCCTTTGCACTGGCTGCATTGAGGCTTCACAGGACTCAGGAGCGGATGGAGACTCATAGGTGCCAACAAGACATGACAGAGTAGAACCAAGGGCAGACACACTTCTGCATGAGGAATCAGCTGGCAGAGATTTTGTAGCTGAAGATGGTTCAGGAGTGGTGAGGAAAAAAGCTAAGGTCCAGTGAGAGACATGGTGGGGACCCATAATGACAAAAAATAGACGAGAAAgagtgagtgggggaggaggacagaggcAAAGGAGCAACAGCATATGGGGCACCATGAACCAGAGAATGGGGTGGAAGAGAAACACAATGGGCCCCTGGGAGACAGGACTGGAGACATCACCCACAAGGTCACTTTGTTTTACCTTTGAACATAGCCAGCACCCCCATTACAAGGCTATTATTTTCAGAGAAGTCGCTGACTCTCTTCTTCAGCACAGGAGAAACGGGCGCTGGAGTTGGGACTTTCACACACTCGCACCTAGGAAAACACACATAtcctgaggtctggtctacacctaaaacttaggttgacctaccttcatcactcagggctgtgaaaaattttatgCCCTGTACAATgcagttaggttgacctaactcccACTGTGGATGCAGCtagatcgatggaagaattcttccgtcaacctcgCTACCACCTCATGAGAGGCTAAATTTATTACAGTGATGGAAACCTTCTTCCGTTGTTTTAGTCAGTGTCtatgctccagctttgctgcagcAGCGCAAGTAGTGTCGATGCACCCTGAGAA
Above is a window of Caretta caretta isolate rCarCar2 chromosome 2, rCarCar1.hap1, whole genome shotgun sequence DNA encoding:
- the LOC125632988 gene encoding E3 ubiquitin-protein ligase TRIM15 isoform X2 — its product is MVEIAVQLGVEAAKKAQEIVCEEHKESLKLFCEQDQRPICLVCRESRRHRDHTLAPIEEVAQAYKEKLQSNLCFLQQEREELEPYGEEKSDELLRQTESERRKILLEFEQLHDFLSEQQCLLLAQLEVLDEEILKRRNEYVTKVSEKTLLLNELISEIERKCSQPATEFLKDIGSTLNRCECVKVPTPAPVSPVLKKRVSDFSENNSLVMGVLAMFKENLRAQLDKEKVNVTLDPETANPHLVLSEDGKSVRLGAGRLDVPDNPKRFMVSPCVLGSEGFTTGRHYWELEVGDGDGWAVGAARESVERNGPSRLQTEGIWAVRLGWDCQYAALTFPPTPLSLDEKPRKIRVHLDYEEGQVTFYNAENMAQIFNFSASFNEKIFPYFWLWSPESCIQMCP